One Oncorhynchus kisutch isolate 150728-3 linkage group LG11, Okis_V2, whole genome shotgun sequence genomic region harbors:
- the LOC109899807 gene encoding cysteine-rich protein 2 isoform X3: MFAGETSLCPGCEKVVYFAEKVMSLGRNWHRPCLRCERCKKTLTSGGHAEHEGIPYCHVPCYGILYGPKGVNIGKVGCYIYEKEDMEQTEIPSQS, translated from the exons ATGTTTGCTGGAGAGACCTCACTCTGTCCTGGCTGTGAAAAAGTGGTCTATTTTG CAGAGAAGGTGATGTCCCTGGGTAGGAACTGGCACCGACCCTGCCTGCGCTGTGAGAGGTGTAAGAAGACACtgacctctggtggacatgcTGAG CATGAAGGGATACCTTATTGCCACGTCCCTTGCTACGGCATCCTGTATGGACCAAAAGGAGTGAACATCGGCAAGGTGGGCTGTTACATCTATGAGAAGGAAGACATGGAGCAAACTGAAATACCCAGCCAGTCCTAA
- the LOC109899806 gene encoding solute carrier family 22 member 7-like, whose translation MKFEHLLSDINGFGRFQIMIIIISFVARFTLPCHFMLGNFIAAVPSHRCDLSTLDDEGVFGNLTQEQRLTVTIPVQEDGTPSSCKMFPEPQFHLLSNSNDSDLATVPCQNGWVYDNSTFKSTLATEWDLVCDQKGQNKVTATIFFLGVMFGAMTFGSLSDRFGRKTMLLVSYISGMLFGVASAFSTSFIMFAVLRFFTGFGITGIVIISSVLSVEWVDIEHRKLVGVIDSLSWTFGNSMIPAIAYCVNDWRQLTIVVTSPLVLAILTWRWIPESARWLIANGKFEKANFYLQQCAQINQKQEFASKITPETLSSIIVTERKDRTYSYLDLVRTPKMRRLALLTGIVWYGVASTYYGISFNITGFGLNIYLTQFVYGAIELPVTLSVYYLLDKVGRRNTEVGSLLGAGICLAINIFLPRDMSVLRTVVAMLGKGCSAASFTTVVLYSSELFPTVVRQNGMGYNSSMGRLGVSLAPLILLLDEVWRDLPQVLLCSIALLASLVARMLPETRDRCLPETIQDIEDGQTGKSLAGSQVVETTEIPLKSKANDEGEN comes from the exons ATGAAGTTTGAGCACCTACTCTCGGATATCAATGGATTTGGACGGTTCCAGATTATGATCATTATTATCAGCTTCGTTGCACGATTCACCCTGCCTTGTCACTTTATGCTGGGTAACTTTATAGCGGCCGTGCCCTCTCACCGCTGTGACCTCAGCACTCTGGATGATGAGGGCGTCTTTGGGAATCTGACCCAGGAGCAGAGACTGACTGTCACTATTCCAGTACAAGAAGATGGGACTCCAAGCTCCTGCAAGATGTTCCCAGAACCCCAGTTCCACCTCCTGTCCAACTCCAATGACAGTGACCTAGCTACAGTCCCCTGTCAGAATGGATGGGTATATGACAACAGCACCTTCAAATCCACTCTGGCTACAGAG TGGGACTTGGTGTGTGACCAGAAAGGGCAAAATAAGGTGACGGCCACCATCTTCTTCTTGGGAGTGATGTTCGGAGCAATGACCTTTGGTAGTCTGAGTGACAG GTTTGGTAGGAAGACCATGCTCCTGGTGTCCTATATCTCTGGCATGCTGTTTGGTGTTGCCAGTGCTTTCTCCACCTCCTTCATAATGTTTGCTGTGCTCAGGTTCTTCACTGGGTTCGGCATCACTGGCATCGTCATCATCTCATCAGTACTCA GTGTGGAGTGGGTGGACATTGAGCACAGAAAATTAGTGGGAGTGATTGACAGCCTGTCCTGGACGTTTGGTAACTCCATGATTCCAGCCATAGCCTATTGTGTGAACGACTGGAGACAGCTGACCATAGTGGTCACCTCACCTCTCGTCCTGGCCATACTCACATGGag GTGGATTCCTGAGTCAGCCAGGTGGCTCATAGCCAATGGGAAGTTTGAGAAAGCAAACTTTTATTTGCAACAATGTGCCCAGATTAACCAGAAGCAGGAGTTTGCATCCAAAATTACACCAGAG ACGCTGTCCAGTATCATtgtgacagagagaaaagacagaaccTACTCCTACCTGGACTTGGTCAGGACCCCAAAGATGAGGAGACTGGCTCTACTCACAGGCATAGTGTG GTATGGTGTGGCTTCAACATATTATGGCATTAGCTTCAACATCACTGGATTTGGGCTCAACATATATCTAACCCAGTTTGTGTATGGTGCCATAGAACTCCCAGTCACACTATCAGTGTACTACCTTCTGGATAAAGTGGGCAGGAGAAACACAGAAGTAGGATCTCTGCTAGGAGCTGGAATCTGTCTCGCTATTAATATTTTCCTACCCAGAG aCATGTCTGTTTTAAGGACGGTGGTGGCGATGCTGGGGAAGGGTTGCTCGGCAGCATCCTTCACAACTGTCGTGTTATACAGTTCTGAGCTGTTCCCTACTGTGGTCAG gcAGAATGGCATGGGCTACAACTCGTCCATGGGTCGCCTGGGGGTTTCTCTGGCCCCTCTCATCCTGCTGCTTGACGAGGTGTGGAGGGACCTTCCGCAGGTCCTCCTCTGCTCCATAGCCCTGCTGGCTAGCCTGGTGGCCAGGATGCTGCCTGAGACACGTGACCGCTGTCTACCAGAGACCATTCAGGACATTGAGGACGGGCAGACAGG GAAAAGTTTGGCTGGATCCCAAGTTGTGGAAACAACAGAAATCCCTCTAAAATCAAAGGCCAACGATGAGGGGGAAAATTGA
- the LOC109899807 gene encoding cysteine-rich protein 3 isoform X2: MSSWRLHLFDQLDLVTVPPPQTRMFAGETSLCPGCEKVVYFAEKVMSLGRNWHRPCLRCERCKKTLTSGGHAEHEGIPYCHVPCYGILYGPKGVNIGKVGCYIYEKEDMEQTEIPSQS, encoded by the exons ATGTCAAGTTGGAGATTACATTTATTTGATCAGCTGGACTTGGTCACTG TACCTCCCCCTCAGACCAGGATGTTTGCTGGAGAGACCTCACTCTGTCCTGGCTGTGAAAAAGTGGTCTATTTTG CAGAGAAGGTGATGTCCCTGGGTAGGAACTGGCACCGACCCTGCCTGCGCTGTGAGAGGTGTAAGAAGACACtgacctctggtggacatgcTGAG CATGAAGGGATACCTTATTGCCACGTCCCTTGCTACGGCATCCTGTATGGACCAAAAGGAGTGAACATCGGCAAGGTGGGCTGTTACATCTATGAGAAGGAAGACATGGAGCAAACTGAAATACCCAGCCAGTCCTAA